The Polyangiaceae bacterium genomic interval AGCCCGCTCGATGACCGATCTGCACTCGTCGCTCGCACCGCTCGTTACTGCTGCCTTCAACGACCGCTCGCTGCTTCGCGATGCAGCGCATGAGCAGGCCGTGCTTCAAACGATCGACGCGCTCGATCGGGGACAAATCCGCGTTGCCGAACGAATCGCCGACGGCGATTGGAAGACGCACGCCTGGGTGAAGCAAGCCATCCTGCTCTACTTTGCCGTCCGATCGCTCGAAGTGACCGAAGCCGGGCCGCTGGAGTTCCGGGACAAACTTCCCACGAAGCATGGTCTCGAAGCGGCAGGCGTGCGCATCGTGCCGCCAGGAACGGCGCGACATGGAGCGTTCCTCGAACCCGGCGTGGTGCTCATGCCTGGATACGTGAACATCGGTGCGTACGTTGGTGCAGGCACGATGGTCGACACGTGGGCGACGGTTGGCTCGTGCGCGCAGATCGGCAAGGATTGTCATCTCGCGGGTGGCGTTGGCATCGGCGGAGTCTTGGAGCCGCCGAGTGCTCAGCCCGTGATCATCGAAGACGGGGTCTTCGTCGGGTCGCGCGCGATCGTCGTCGAAGGGGTGATCGTCGAACGCGAAGCGGTCATCGGAGCGGGTGTGGTGCTCACGGCATCCACGGCGATCCTCGACGTCACAGGAAGCGAAGTGGTCGAGCATCGAGGGCGCGTGCCTGCTCGCAGCGTGGTCATTCCTGGAACGCGTCCGAAGCGTTTTCCCGCGGGTGAGTTTGGCGTTCCGTGCGCGCTGATCATTGGAGCTCGAACGGCTTCTACGGATCGCAAAGTCTCGCTCAACGCTGCATTGCGGGACTTTGGAGTGCCCGTATGAAGGATGCCGTCACCGATCGTCTCGTCGAAACGCTCCTCTGGCTGTGTCGGATTCCTTCGCCAACGGGCGAAGAAGCATCGCTGGCCAACGCGATGCTCGAACGCCTTGCGCATCTGCCGGTTGCTGCGCCGCCGCGGCGTCACGGAGACTCCATCGTCGTACCCGTCACGCGAGGCACCGGAGGACCACGCATCGCGCTCGTGGGGCACTTGGACGTGGTGCGAACCATTCACGATGGTCCGCCGCGTGTCGACGAGGACAAACTGTACGGGCCCGGAGCATCCGACATGAAGTCGGGGCTTGCGTTGATGCTCGACATGCTCGAGCACGACATGAATGAGCTTCGAGGTGCCGATGTGACGATGATCTTCTACGCACGCGAAGAAGGGCCGTTTGCCGAGAACGAGCTCGGCCATGTGTTCGCAGAGGATCCCGACGCGACGGCTGTGGACTTGGCGATCTGCATGGAGCCGAGTGACAACAAGCTGAGCCTCGGAGCATGCGGGACGATTCACGCGCGTATCATTTTTGAAGGACGCACGGCGCACAGCGCGCGGCCTTGGCAGGGGGAAAACGCGATCCACAAGGCGGGGTCACTCCTCATGGATCTCGGCAAACTCGAACCGCGCGTCTGCACGATCGATGGTTTGTCTTACCGGAGCGTCATGTCGGCGACGATGGCCGAAGGTGGTCGTGGTCGGAACATCATTCCGGACGTGTTCATGTTGAATGTGAACCATCGGTTTGCCCCGGATACATCTTTGCCCGAGGCGCAGATGGAGATCGAACGGTTGGTTGCTGGCCGAGCAAGGATCGAGTGGGTCGATCTTTCGCCGTCGGCGCCGCCGCATGCAGCGCATCCGCTCGTGTTGGCGCTACGTGACGCTGGTGTTGCAGGCGTGGAAGCGAAGCAGGCGTGGACCGATGTTGCGCGCTTCGCGGAGCACGGTGTACCCGCGGTGAATTGGGGACCAGGCGAGAACGCGCAGGCGCATCAACGGAACGAGTGGACGTCGATCTCGAAGCTGCGCGAGGGACGAGAGATTTTGGGAAGGTTTTTCAGGACAATCGCACGGTGAAACGCGCCGCTGGGAGGTGTTTGATTTCGCGGCACTCGCGGTTCCCCCAAACTCGCCCGCTTCGCGGGCTCGAACAGTGGGACCCACCACGAGCGCCGCGAAATCAAACACGCTCCCGCGGCTCGCCACGAGAGTTCTTAGCCAACATGCACGATCGAGTAGACGATCGGTTTGGGATCCACGCCTTCTGTGAGTTTCGTACGACCCGGAAGGAAATCGAGCTCCACGACGAACGCGTATCCAGCGACGATTCCACCTTGATGCTGCGTCAACTGAGCTGCGGCTTTCGCCGTCCCGCCCGTGGCCAAGAGGTCATCGACGATGACGACCCGTGAGCCTGGCTTGATCGACTGCTCGTGCATCTCGAGCTCGGCCTCGCCGTACTCCAGCGCATAGGCGACGCGGTCCTTTTTCCAGGGCAGTTTGCCCGGTTTGCGCACGGGCACGAAGCTCGCGTTGAGACGCGCAGACAACGCGCCGCCGAAGATGAACCCGCGCGATTCGACGCCCACGACGACGTCGATGTGCTCGCCAATGAACCGCTGCGCCAAGAGGTCGAGCGTGATGTGAAGCGCTCGCGGATCGGCAAGCAGTGGCGTGATGTCTTTGAACAGGATGCCGGGCTTCGGAAAGTCCGGCACGTCGCGCAAACGCGCACGCAAGTACGCGAGCGCATGCTCTCCAGGGAGTTGGTCCGGGTCGAACGTCATGAGCGCGAGGTTAGTCCGAAACCTTGGGCGCGGGAACCGCCGCACACGTTGCTGCGCACAGCTCGTCGTGTTCGGAGGAAACGAGATCGAGCGTGATGGGAGTGACGCTCACGCAACCTTCATCGTAGGCCTCGGTGTCCGATCCCGGCGCATGGTCGTGCCGAACTGCTCCGCCCCCGATCCACAAATATTCGTGCCCGCGTGGATCGTGACGATACACGACATCCTGCGTGTACAACCGCTTGCCGATCTTGGTCGGACGCACGGGCCACGCGTTCCCCGGCGGAATGTTGACGTTGAACAGAGGTGCCGTGCGCGACGGGTTGCGACGGTGGTTCTCGAGCAGCTCGAGCGCAAGGCGTGCGGCAAGCGCTGCGGCACTCGGTCGATCAGCTCCGGCATCTGCCGACACGGCGATCGACGGAATGCCCCGAAGAGCAGCTTCTCGAGCGGCTGCAACGGTGCCCGAATAGAACACGTCGTGGCTGAGGTTCAGGCCGTGGTTCATGCCGGACACGACGAGATCCGGTAGACGCGGAAGAACCCGGTTGCCCGAGTTGAGTGCGACGTACACGCAATCGGCAGGCGTGCCATCGAGCGCAAACACGTCTTGCTCGACATGCCGCAAGCGAAGAACGCGATGCAAGCTGAGCGAGTGGCTCGTCGCGCTCTGATTGACCTCGGGCGCGCACACGATCACGCGCGCGCCGCGCTGAAGCTCGCCTCGCAACAGGCGCAGACCTTCGGCCGCATGGCCATCATCGTTGGAGAGCAAAATGATCGGAACGTCGGGCATCGTCACTTGCCGGCAAGGCGTTTGGGAAATGCAGCGATGAGCTGGAAAAGCGCCGAAATGCGCCCGAAGAAACCCGCTCCGCCGCGAAGGCGCGCCATCGCAAACGCAATCGTTCGCAACGTCGGCGTGTAGGGGTACCACCACAGCTCGCGAGGTGCACGGCTGCGGTCTTCCAGGACAAACTGCGGTCGGGTGAGCTCGGCCAGCGCAAACGGACTGTTCGTGATGCCGTACCCGCTTTCGCCCGTACCCGTCCACGGTGCAGCAGGGACGGCTGCCGTGAACCCATGGTTGTTGATGGTCACGACGCCTGTGTGGAGCATCCGGGCAAGGTCGTGCGCGTGGCCCATGCGCCGCGTCCAGATGCTCGTCGTGAGACCAAAACTCGACGCATTCACACGAGCAATCGCATCGTCGACGTTGTCGACGACCACGATCGGCAAAATGGGACCAAACGTTTCTTCGCGCATGAGCGGCGTGTCTTCACGCTCGAGCTTCACCACGGTGGGAGGGAAGGCGAGAGATCCTTCTTCCGGAACATCGCCTGCAAGCACATCGGCACCGTCCGCTTTGGCCTGCGAGAGATGACGGCGTACGATGTCGCATTGTTTCGCCGTCGTAAGAACGGCCGTGTCGACGCTCGGCTTCAAGCCTTTCGTGAGCTCGACGATGCGCGGGATGAGTTTGTCCGCGATGGATCGCTCGACGTAAACGCGCTCGATGGAAGCGCAGTTCTGCCCGGCATTCGTAAAGGCGCCCCAAACGAGACCGTTGGCCGTTCGTTCGATGGGCGCATCGGCAAGAACGATGGCTGCATCCTTGCCGCCAAGCTCGAGAGAACACGGGATGAGACGCTCGGCACAACGAACGGCGACGCGACGACCCGTCGCCACGCTGCCGGTAAAAACGACGACGTCGGCTTCTTCGATGATCGCCTCACCGACGTCTGCACCACCTTGCACCAAAGCGAGCAAGCCATCCGGCAAGAGGCCTTCGAAGAGAGATGCCACGAGCGCGCCTGCGCGAGGCGTGACTTCGCTGGGCTTGAAAAGCACGGCGTTTCCCGCGAGAAGCGCAGGCACGATGGTGCGCAGCGGAATCGCCACGGGGTAGTTCCAAGGCGTGATCAACCCAATGACGCCGCGCGGAGCCTTGTGAATGCGTCCGAGTTTGCCCGGGTACGCAACCGGATCGAATTCGACCGTCGTGCCTTCGAGCAATTCTTCGATGGAAGCAGTCCAGTACTCGATGAGATCCGCGTTCGGTAAAACCTCGGCCAGCGCCGCTTCTTCGATGGGCTTTCCGCATTCGCGATGAACGAGCTCGGCAATCTCTTCAGCGCGCGACAGGAGCCGCTGCTTGACCTCGGCAATGATCGACGCGCGATCTCGCGCTGCGCGTTCGGCCCATGCGCGTTGGGCCTCGCGAGCCTTGCGCGCAAGATCCGGAACGTCGCTCGGCGACGTCGCCGTGATGGGCTCGAGGTCCGATCCATCGAGTGGACTCGTCGTCGAGAAAACGCGTGGCTCATTTTGCGCATGATCGCTCTGCGCCAATGCATCGGCCTTCGGTTGCTCGTCCGTCGTGTCCGCAGCTTCTTCGGTGCTCATGGCGGGACGGAGCCTATCACTTCGGCGCTTCCGTGCGCGAAGGCGGGAAGGGGACTTGGACGATGGAAAGCACGCTGCCCCGTGCGTGCAGCATGTGCAGGCGACGGGGCAGCGGGCGATGTGGGAGCGATCAGGGGACCGCGATCTCGAACGTCGTGTACTTCCGGCAATCGATCTGTTTCGGCGCACCTGGCGTCAACCAAATGGGCGGCTTGGTCAGATCTTGGTTTGGATCGGCGAGACGAACGAACTTCATGCCGCAGTCGACGGTGAGCTCGGTGTTCGTTTGTCCGACCATCTTTCCGGTCAGGTACACACGCGCGGGCTTGTTGGACGTGATGAAGACGAGGCCCTGATTGTTGTTCAGGGTCGCCGGATCGACGCTCGGTGTGCCCGGTGTTGCAGGCGCCGCGGGAGCAGCCGATGCCGATGCTGCGGGCGCAGCCGAATCTGCAGGCGCTGCCAATGCACTGTCAGCCGGTGCAGTCGAATCTGCGGGCGCTGCAGCCGAGTCCGCTGGAGCCGCCGACGCACTTGCTGCGGGGGCAGCCGTGTCGGTTGTCGGGGGCTGCGCCGTGGCGGGTGCCGTCGGGGCAGCGGTCTGCGTTGCGGTTGGAGGCGTAGTCGTTGGAGGTGCAACGGTTGGCGTCGAAGCAGTACCTCCGATCCAACCTTGTTGCATGGCGACGAACGCGCCAACGGCGAGCAGCAAGATCACGGCTGCGACGATGAGCAGCTTGGGCACGCCCTTCGACGTCGTCGTGGGTTTGATCGGCTCGGGCTCGACGAAAACCGGTTTCTTTTCGGGAGCGGCCTGCTTCTCGACGACCGGCTTCTTTTCGGAAATCGGCGCGGGCTCGGGCTTCTCGATAGGTTTGTCTTCCGAAACGGCAACAGGAGCGGGCTTGGTTTCGGGTTTGGCTTCGGCTTTGGCTTCGGCCTTCGTCGGTTCCGGGACATCGAGCTCGACTTTTTCGACGTCCACCTGCGACGCGACGAGCTCGAGATCGAGCTCGGTCCTCGAAGGGCCCGCCTTCTTGGGGAGCTTGTCGTCCTTGTCGGCAGTCGCAGCTTGCTCGACCTTCTCAGGCTCGGACTTCTTCTCGACCCACGGCAAGTCGAGCTTCGGAGCGTCGACTTTGACCTCGATTTTTTCGGCTGCGGGTTTCGCTTCGGGTAGCCGAATTTCGACCTTGTCGCTGTCGCTCTTGGTGTCGATGCCAAGCGCCTTCTTTGCTTCGTCGAGCTGGTTCTCGGCGAGCTGCGCAAGTTCGGCAGCACGTCTCGATGCAGCACTCGGCTCGTAAAGCTGCGTCGGCTCGGCATCTTCTTCGCCATCGGAATCCGCGATCGCCGAAGGCAAAGACGGCTTCTGGTCGGGCTCGGATTTGGCCGCAATGGGCTTTTTCTCGAGCTCGATGGCCGGCGCATCGGCTTGCGCAGGTTCGCTTGCAGCGGGCAGCGAGATGCCAGCCGCGATCGCGCCTGCTTTGATCTCCGGTGCTTTCACGGCGCCATCGCCGACTCCCGTGAGCGTCTTGCTGATGAGCGGCTCGGCTGGCTTGACCGCGACCGAGACTGCCGGCGGCTTGATGACCGGTGCGGCAACCTTGTTGGTGAGCGGAATGGGCGTATTGGCCGGCGTTGCAGGCTTTGCTGCAGGCGTGACGACGGGCTTGATCGCGGGGGGCGTGACGACGGGTTTGACCGCGGGTGTCGTCAAGGCGGGTTTGACCGCGGGCATGGACGACGTCGAACCAGGCTTGGCAAGAGGCGCTTCCGCGGGCTTTGGTGTCGCGAACGGTATCGGCGTTTTCGTGGCTGCGGGCTTTGGCGTCGCCGCGGCAGCAGGCGCTTTCGGCGCTTCCTTCGCAGGCCCTGGCAACGGCGCTGCAAGCGGGACCGGCGTATCGAACGTTTCGGTGGTGTCGCCCCAGTCATCCGTAGCAACGGCCTTCTTGGCGGCCGCCGTGGTCGGAGCCGGCACGCGCACCGGTGGCGCTGCGATCGGAGCTGCGATGGCCGGTCCAGCAACATCATCCGTGGCGCGACCCACTGCGGCAGCCGTCGGCTGTGCCGCCCCAATCGCCGCTCCACGGCCAGTTCGAGGCTTGGCAGCGTTTGTCCTGACCTTCTCGAGAAGCGCTTCGAGGGCCAGTATTCGTTGTTCGACGTTCACGCCCGG includes:
- a CDS encoding 2,3,4,5-tetrahydropyridine-2,6-dicarboxylate N-succinyltransferase, coding for MTDLHSSLAPLVTAAFNDRSLLRDAAHEQAVLQTIDALDRGQIRVAERIADGDWKTHAWVKQAILLYFAVRSLEVTEAGPLEFRDKLPTKHGLEAAGVRIVPPGTARHGAFLEPGVVLMPGYVNIGAYVGAGTMVDTWATVGSCAQIGKDCHLAGGVGIGGVLEPPSAQPVIIEDGVFVGSRAIVVEGVIVEREAVIGAGVVLTASTAILDVTGSEVVEHRGRVPARSVVIPGTRPKRFPAGEFGVPCALIIGARTASTDRKVSLNAALRDFGVPV
- a CDS encoding succinyl-diaminopimelate desuccinylase, which encodes MKDAVTDRLVETLLWLCRIPSPTGEEASLANAMLERLAHLPVAAPPRRHGDSIVVPVTRGTGGPRIALVGHLDVVRTIHDGPPRVDEDKLYGPGASDMKSGLALMLDMLEHDMNELRGADVTMIFYAREEGPFAENELGHVFAEDPDATAVDLAICMEPSDNKLSLGACGTIHARIIFEGRTAHSARPWQGENAIHKAGSLLMDLGKLEPRVCTIDGLSYRSVMSATMAEGGRGRNIIPDVFMLNVNHRFAPDTSLPEAQMEIERLVAGRARIEWVDLSPSAPPHAAHPLVLALRDAGVAGVEAKQAWTDVARFAEHGVPAVNWGPGENAQAHQRNEWTSISKLREGREILGRFFRTIAR
- a CDS encoding adenine phosphoribosyltransferase, with amino-acid sequence MTFDPDQLPGEHALAYLRARLRDVPDFPKPGILFKDITPLLADPRALHITLDLLAQRFIGEHIDVVVGVESRGFIFGGALSARLNASFVPVRKPGKLPWKKDRVAYALEYGEAELEMHEQSIKPGSRVVIVDDLLATGGTAKAAAQLTQHQGGIVAGYAFVVELDFLPGRTKLTEGVDPKPIVYSIVHVG
- the surE gene encoding 5'/3'-nucleotidase SurE, which encodes MPDVPIILLSNDDGHAAEGLRLLRGELQRGARVIVCAPEVNQSATSHSLSLHRVLRLRHVEQDVFALDGTPADCVYVALNSGNRVLPRLPDLVVSGMNHGLNLSHDVFYSGTVAAAREAALRGIPSIAVSADAGADRPSAAALAARLALELLENHRRNPSRTAPLFNVNIPPGNAWPVRPTKIGKRLYTQDVVYRHDPRGHEYLWIGGGAVRHDHAPGSDTEAYDEGCVSVTPITLDLVSSEHDELCAATCAAVPAPKVSD
- a CDS encoding aldehyde dehydrogenase family protein → MSTEEAADTTDEQPKADALAQSDHAQNEPRVFSTTSPLDGSDLEPITATSPSDVPDLARKAREAQRAWAERAARDRASIIAEVKQRLLSRAEEIAELVHRECGKPIEEAALAEVLPNADLIEYWTASIEELLEGTTVEFDPVAYPGKLGRIHKAPRGVIGLITPWNYPVAIPLRTIVPALLAGNAVLFKPSEVTPRAGALVASLFEGLLPDGLLALVQGGADVGEAIIEEADVVVFTGSVATGRRVAVRCAERLIPCSLELGGKDAAIVLADAPIERTANGLVWGAFTNAGQNCASIERVYVERSIADKLIPRIVELTKGLKPSVDTAVLTTAKQCDIVRRHLSQAKADGADVLAGDVPEEGSLAFPPTVVKLEREDTPLMREETFGPILPIVVVDNVDDAIARVNASSFGLTTSIWTRRMGHAHDLARMLHTGVVTINNHGFTAAVPAAPWTGTGESGYGITNSPFALAELTRPQFVLEDRSRAPRELWWYPYTPTLRTIAFAMARLRGGAGFFGRISALFQLIAAFPKRLAGK